The following coding sequences lie in one Montipora foliosa isolate CH-2021 chromosome 11, ASM3666993v2, whole genome shotgun sequence genomic window:
- the LOC137975290 gene encoding small ribosomal subunit protein mS23-like, producing the protein MPGARHLRGTVASRVRNLLRAGAITKAWEPVWFPVVEAFPPLTDTKVNRRAEAGRMLKITYPEDKIRNQFYERFETKQPLYLWGDNDPSHCDRFVETCLQLAKEGLNDEEAIEKATNTLEFHKMTRGVHLDQEPLGSVNGTLDTKDQEEDLLDSEYPELPNFYN; encoded by the exons ATGCCAGGAGCAAGGCACTTGAGAGGCACTGTAGCTTCAAG GGTTCGAAATCTTCTTCGTGCAGGAGCCATCACAAAAGCCTGGGAACCTGTTTGGTTTCCGGTTGTGGAAGCTTTTCCACCTTTAACAGACACCAAAGTGAACCGGAGGGCAGAAGCAGGAAGGATGCTGAAAATAACGTACCCTGAGGATAAGATCAGAAA CCAATTTTATGAGAGATTTGAAACAAAACAGCCACTGTACCTTTGGGGGGATAATGATCCCTCTCACTGTGACAG ATTTGTAGAGACTTGTTTGCAACTTGCAAAAGAAGGACTGAATGACGAAGAAGCCATTGAAAAAGCTACAAACACACTGGAATTTCACAAGATGACAAGAGGTGTGCACCTTGACCAG GAACCTTTGGGAAGTGTAAATGGCACATTGGATACAAAAGACCAAGAAGAAGATTTGTTAGATTCTGAATACCCAGAGCTGCCTAATTTTTACAATTGA
- the LOC137975289 gene encoding N-acylglucosamine 2-epimerase-like, whose amino-acid sequence MPGVHRDKLENYLSRMEEELDRTMNFWLDYSRDVRNGGYYVCLARDGKVYDDSKYGWLEGKQVWMYSKLYNESAKYGNAKILKAALSGGEFLLNHIKRPEDGRCYFQVTAEGEPIKIQRTLFTECFYALAMAELARASSLTKYKEEAVKMLSLVTHWARIDDTQLGRPKLSGQEEANPIAVPMMLLYVIEEVCRDDEALHQTYSEDQEWAVQQILNHLQRRGQVVLEKVSEDGREISGSEGRLINPGHAIQAGWFLLQYATRKKNEELAKIAIDKFIMQSFEIGWDDMYGGIIYMLDANGYSPTQLEWNMKLWWPHADALIAFLMAYKETRDENFIKKFDLVFQYTFSHFSDPKYGEWFGYLNQKGEVTHTFKGGPFKGCFHVPRCLHMCIKILKELLKGKTVTNGLSNGGLTNGTDDT is encoded by the exons ATGCCGGGTGTGCATCGAGACAAGCTGGAGAACTACTTGTCTCGAATGGAGGAGGAACTTGATAGAACGATGAACTTCTGGTTGGATTACTCTCGTGATGTGAGAAATGG TGGTTACTACGTTTGCCTTGCGAGAGACGGCAAAGTGTACGATGATTCAAAGTATGGTTGGCTCGAAGGAAAACAG GTATGGATGTACTCAAAACTTTACAACGAATCTGCAAAGTACGGAAATGCAAAGATATTAAAAGCTGCATTGTCAG GTGGAGAATTTCTCTTGAACCACATCAAGCGACCAGAGGACGGAAGATGTTACTTTCAAGTCACAGCGGAAGGGGAGCCGATCAAAATTCAAAGAACATTATTCACTGAATGTTTCTACGCTCTAGCGATGGCTGAACTTGCAAGAGCAAGCAGTCTCACCAAATACAAG GAGGAAGCTGTAAAAATGTTATCTCTGGTGACACACTGGGCGCGCATTGACGACACACAATTAGGTCGACCCAAGCTGTCTGGTCAGGAGGAAGCAAACCCAATAGCAGTGCCTATGATGCTGTTGTACGTGATTGAAGAGGTTTGCCGCGATGACGAAGCTCTTCATCAGACTTACAGTGAGGACCAGGAATGGGCAGTGCAACAAATTTTAAATCACTTGCAG AGAAGGGGGCAGGTTGTTCTTGAAAAAGTCTCCGAAGACGGAAGAGAAATCTCCGGCTCAGAAGGTCGACTCATCAACCCCGGACACGCTATCCAAGCAGGATGGTTCCTTCTTCAGTACGCTACACGCAAAAAGAACGAGGAGTTAGCGAAGATTGCCATTGACAAGTTCATCATGCAGTCATTCGAGATCGGATGGGATGACATGTATGGAGGAATTATATATATGCTGGATGCAAACGGTTACTCTCCAACTCAACTTGAATGGAATATGAAGCTTTGGTGGCCGCATGCTGACGCTCTTATCGCATTCCTTATGGCGTACAAGGAAACCAGAGATGAAAACTTCATAAAGAAATTTGATCTTGTGTTTCAATACACCTTCTCACAT tttTCTGATCCGAAGTATGGCGAGTGGTTTGGTTACCTTAATCAGAAAGGAGAGGTTACACACACATTCAAGGGAGGACCATTCAAAG GTTGTTTTCATGTGCCTCGTTGCCTTCACATGTGCATCAAAATACTCAAAGAACTGCTGAAAGGAAAAACGGTGACAAATGGCTTATCGAATGGCGGATTAACCAATGGAACAGACGACACTTAA